CAGAGATGAAGGAGAGGGCAGACCACACATAAGCTGCGTCACTTCCCCCGTGAGAGGAAAATAGCAGAACAATAATAAATGGGGGAATAACTAGAAGTGCTGATACGATTCCTGCTGCCCATAAGGTTCGTTTTGGTGTTTTCATCATCAACATTAATTGACCAATACTGGCGCAAAGCAGCATGAAACTCAAATGTAAACCAACTGCTAACAACATTTGGTTTTTTTCAGAGGGTTTAACGATGAGGGAAATCGTTACAATCCAAATAGTAGAAGCGATTAATAAATTAATCAAAATGGCAACAATTGCCGGACTTTTATCGCCCCAAACTAAATCATTTCCCAGGTTTATCCACCAATACTGTTTCCGTTCTCGACGATATCGAACCCAATCTTGTAGGGTTTGTCGTTGGGGAGAAAGAGCAAAAATTAAACCTAAAATCAGGAAAATATTAGCGATGAAAATTGAAGAAGAGTCATTATAAACGGATTCAAAATCAGCACTTGTAAACCCTAAAGCTAATAAGGTGAAACTAATCGTTAATAAATAACTTTGCTTTTTACTTAAAGCCGGAAGATTGGGATGATTGTAGTTCCGTTTTAAGGCTTGCCAAATCCAATAGGTTAAAACCGCATAATTGAGTAACGCTAATCCCCATAGAGAAACACCATTTTCTCCTATCCCTAATCCAAACCATTCTAATTGCTGGATATTGGCGTGAGAGAAGGGATAATTTAAGTAACTTTCTCCTGTGCGATTAATTAAATAGCGAAGCAAACAGGTCGGAGAAAACAGATTTAGCCAATCCCAACCATCATGGGTTATAACTTTATTATTGGCAATCCAGATAAACATCAAAATGAAGCTACTACCGACCCAAGATTGTAATCCATGTAACCAAGAACTGGTGGTAAGGCCAACTAACAATGCAAGACTATAGAAAAATGCACAACTCGCTACGGTCAAACCATAAAAACTCAAGGTTTCTAAGGGTGAGATATTAGCTGAAATTCCTGCCCATAATTGATAGGGAATTGTGAGCAAAATTCCGAGATAAACTAAACTCGGTACTCCTAATAATTTGCCGATTAAAATAGTTTGGGCAGATTGAGGACTTAATCGAATAAAATTCAGGGTTCCTCGCCGTTCTTCCGTGGCTAAATCATTAATCAGCATATAGGTTCCTAGAACAATTAAGCTAAAAACCGCTAACACACTGATCCAAATAAAAATATTCGTCCAGTAGTCCGTAAACCAATGATTAAAATCAATTAAATTATGAGGACAATCAGAATTTTTGAGTTTTTCAAGGGTTTTCAGTTGTTGTTCTAAAACTGAACGTTTTGTAGCATCGGTTATGTTAACCAGTTTATCTTGTATTTGCCAATATTGTTTCTCGTAGGCTTGAAACCCTTGATTTTGAGAGGGACAGTAGGGGCTAGAAAGTTTAATTTTATTGATCCCAGGAAATTTATCGAAAGTGCTAAAAAATAAAATCACTTGGCTGAGGATAGAAATTCCGATGACCATCAGAATATTGCGAAGTCGAAACCGACCTTTTATTTCTCGAACCAGTTGGGGGTTCCACTCGCTAAATTGATTTAAAATGGGAAGGTTCATGACCGTTATTCCTGAATAAAGTTAAACGGGGGGAGTTATTCTAAGAGGCTTGTTTATGTCCGAGTTTTAAGAAAATCGATTCTAAATTTTCTTGAACTCGATGAAATTCACTTAAGGGGATTTGGGCTTTAATTAGCGATCGCAATAAAATAGCAGCGTCTTTTTCTGTACCCGAAAAGTGAATTTTAACTTGTAGATTCCCAGGTAAAATTTCCCAACTTTGAACCGCCGGATGATTTTTGAGTTCAACGATGAGTGTATCCAGTTTACCCAATGTGGATATAAAAATATACGGGATACTTAACCGTTTATATAATTCTTCAATGGATGCACTTTCGACTAAATACCCCAATTCCATAATCCCAATACAGGTACAAAAATCCTCTAAATCGCTTAAAACATGGGAGGAAATCACAATGGTCATTCCCGCTTCATGTAAAGCTTTAATAATCTCCCGAAACTGCATTCGAGCAATGGGATCTAAACCCGATACGGGTTCATCGAGAAAAAGTAATAAAGGTTCATGAATAATCGTGCGACCTAAACTCAAACGTTGTTTCATTCCCCGTGACAAGGTGGAAATTAAACTATTGCGTTTATGGGTTAACTGCACGATTTCCAAGACTTCATATAATCGTTGAGTCCGGCGAGGTTCGCGTAAATAATACAACCGAGCAAAATAATCTAAATAATCCCAAACACTGAGATCATCATACAGGGGAAAATCATCAGGTAAATACCCCAAACGTTGTTTTATTTTAGGGTTTGTATGATCCCGTGATAACGCCTCTCCGTTAATATAAATTTCCCCCATTGTGGGTTCTTCTACGGTGGCTAACATCCGCAATAACGTTGTTTTTCCGGCCCCATTAGGCCCAATGAGTCCGTAGACTTCACCCATTGCGATTTGTAAATCTAAATCATTGACCGCAAAGTGGCGTTCAAATCGTTTGGTGAGTCCACGAGTTTGAATGGCAAGGTCTTTTGTCATTTTGGTAGGAAAGAAAGGGTATGAAGTTGTAACTTAGACTTCCCCTACAACAAGCTCTAGCCGATTTACGGACACAAATCTTAATCCTTGAAATTTTGGTTCAAGATCCAAGATGGTTTAGACTAATCCCTATCTTTACCGAGGTCATCAATTGATCAGAATCAGTTTTGATCGAATTGATTTTTACTAAATTTTGGAGCTATCTATCTATGTTAATTAAAACTTATCCTTATTTTTCTCATTCTATTTATTATCACTGCTTCATTCAAGTTCCTTCTGCTTCTCCAACAATTCCACCCAATGCCATGTTGATTGATAAAAAAGGTCAAGATTTAGTAGAGATTGGGGCTGTTTTATTAGCAATTTTCCTAATTTTAGTGATAAAACTCATTAGTCAAAAAGTAGAATACGCCCTAATTTTTGCAGCAATTTTAACGGCGATTTTAGTTCCTCTTTTATGGTTTTTGTAACCTCAATAATTATAAATTAACGATCAATCTTTGATAATTATCCTCATAATATAAGATCAAAAGGATAATTATCATTTCCAAGCTAATACCAATCCGCAGTCAACCTAAATTCTAGTGACAAACTCCGGTAAACGTTTGACCACTATGCTGAATTTGAACGACACTGTAGTTACCTAGTAGGGTAAAACTAATCGGACTTCCCGCTTGAGATTTTCCACTAAATGTATTGTCCCCTTGATAGGTTGTAGAAGCTAAACCTGCGGGTTCCATTTCTCCATTCATGAATTCATTGATGGTGACAGAAACGGGTTGCTTTTTTTGCATGGTGTTGTCATCAATGACAGAGGTATAAAAGTAGATTTTCTGCCCTTGATTGGTCATTCCTTTGGCAATACAGATAATGCCATCACCTAAACTGGGAGCGGCTGAGGCTATTTGGACTGCAATGCTAGGAAATAGAAATAGTGTTCCTATCGCTACAGCACTCAATTTGTTAAGAAAATTTAACATACGCTCGGTAATTGTTGAATAGATCGACGCAACTTCAGGTATTATTTTATCATGAAAAATTAGCGAATTATTCTTGAACATCAAGATAGGAATTTCAAATTATGGCCACACTAACTGTTTGGAAATTTCATACCGCCGAAGGTGCGGAAACTGCACTCGCCAAGTTAGTTCAACTTCAAAAACAGTATTTAGTTGAAATTCAAGATGCTGCGGTTGTTACTTGGCCAACGGGTCGCAAAAAACCCAAAACCATTCAAGCCTTTGATTTAGTGGGAGCCGGAATGTTAGGCGGTGCGTTTTGGGGAATGTTATTTGGCTTAATATTTTTTATGCCTGTTATTGGAGTCGCCATTGGAACCTTAGTCGGAGCACTTTCCGGTCAATTTAGCGATTATGGCATTAATGACGACTTTATTAAAAGTGTACGCGAACAAGTCACAGAAGGAACCTCAGCTTTGTTTTTACTCACGGGTAAAGTCACGATAGACAAAGTAGAAGATGCTTTCAAAGATATGGATAAAGGTGAATTGATTCAATCTAATTTATCCTCAGAACAAGAAGAAAAATTGCGGGAGCATTTTGGGGAATAAGCTCATCCACCCTCTGTAATTGGATCTTGTGTTTCCTGATTGTCATTATTATTGGCTAAAGTCTATGGATTACGAAATTCCATAGATTTTAGTCAATTGTTATCTTCGGTAAAATTTTATATACAAATCGTTACAAAGTTTAGTACAATGAAATCATTCACAGATAAGTATTTGTTCTTACTGTCATGATGGCGGATCAATTTCCCTGGCTTACCACGATTGTCCTGCTCCCACTCGTAGCTTCCCTGCTCATTCCTGTCTTGCCTGATCAAAACGGCAAACAGTTGCGCTGGTATGCCCTCGGTGTAGGCATCGCGGACTTATTATTAATGTGCTATGTCTTCTGGAAGTATTACGATGCGAGCAGTGCAAATTTCCAACTCGTGGAAAAATTTGCCTGGGCGCCTCAATTGGGTTTGAACTGGGCCGTTTCAGTAGACGGTCTTTCCCTTCCCCTCGTACTTCTAGCCGGATTAGTTACAACTCTATCTATTTTTGCAGCATGGCAGGTTGATCAAAAACCTCGTCTGTTCTACTTCCTGATGTTGGTGCTGTATTCGGCCCAAATTGGGGTATTCGTTGCCCAAGACTTACTACTCCTATTTATTGTCTGGGAACTGGAATTAATTCCGGTGTATTTGTTGGTTTCTATCTGGGGCGGGCCAAAACGTCGCTACGCCGCTACTAAATTTTTATTGTATACGGCCGCTGCTTCCTTATTCATCTTAGTAGCTGCCTTAGCAATGGCTTTCTATGGCGGTGGCCCCTTAACCTTCGATATGGTGGAACTGGGTCTGAAGGATTATCCCCTCACCCTAGAACTATTAATGTATGCCGGGTTACTAATTGCCTTTGGCTTGAAATTGGCTGTTTTCCCCCTGCACACTTGGCTCCCGGATGCTCACGGGGAAGCCTCCGCTCCGGTTTCAATGATTCTGGCTGGAGTGCTGTTAAAAATGGGCGGATATGGTTTGATTCGGGTGAATATGGAAATGCTGCCCGATGCCCATATCTACTTTGCTCCCATTCTAGCGATTTTAGGCGTTGTCAATATTGTGTATGGTGGCTTAAACTCCTTTGGCCAATCCAATATGAAGCGTCGCCTAGCCTATTCCTCTGTGTCTCACATGGGATTTGTGTTACTGGGAATTGCTTCCTTTACCGATATTGGCGTGAGTGGCGCATTATTACAAATGATCTCTCACGGTTTAATCTCGGCGGTGCTATTCTTCCTAGCGGGTGTTACCTACGACCGGACTCATACCTTGGCTTTGGATGAAATGGGCTATATCGGTAAAGCGATGCCGAAAGTGTTTGCTCTATTTACAGCCGGAGCTATGGCTTCTTTAGCCTTACCGGGTATGAGTGGCTTTGCCAGTGAAGTGTTAGTGTTTATCGGTATTACCACTAGCGATATCTATAGCTCGACCTTCCGGGTTGTGATTGTGACCCTTGCAGGTGTGGGATTAATTCTCACCCCGATTTACTTACTGTCAATGCTGCGTCAACTGTTCTACGCAACGGGTGAAGCCCCTGTTTGTATGCTGAATAATACAAGCTTACAAAATCCCGGTGAACAAGAAGCGTTTTGTTTTGGAACCAGTTGTGTACTTCCTACAGAAGCGACCTTCAGTGATGCCAAACCCCGCGAAATCTTGATTGCGGCTTCTTTCCTGGTACTGATTGTAGGAATTGGGTTATATCCTAAACTGGTGACTAAGGTTTATGATGTCAAAACCGTTGCCCTCAATAATCAGGTACGGGATTCTTATATTCAAGTGGCAAAAGCAAATCCTGATTTATATGCCAAAGGATTTTTAGCTCCTCGCATTGCTAAACCCGAAGTGGCTTCGGTTTCAGGAATGTTTAAATAACATTTGCATTTCAATCTAATCAAAATAGCGATCGCTTTTATTGAAAAAGGCGATCGTTTGTTTTTGGTATAGCATGGAATCGGGAATAAATTAACAGAGCAGGCCTTTCAGGATATAATCAATCGCTGAAGGATTAGCCATTATTTTTTATGTTCAACCCATAATTCGTTTGAGGTTGAGCAATCTAACCTAGAGAACAGGTAAATCCAGTGCGTTATCGTTTTTTACAATTAATTGTCTTAATTTTTATTTTCCTGACCAGTTGTAGTCTTAAGGGTTCGGAGAAAAGCTCTGAGTCTCAGCAAGAATCAATTCAGGGACAGATTTTAGTTTGGCATTCCTTTGATGGCAAAATCAAGGACATGATCCAACAGTCTTTTAATGATTATATACAAC
This Planktothrix sp. FACHB-1365 DNA region includes the following protein-coding sequences:
- a CDS encoding ABC transporter permease subunit encodes the protein MNLPILNQFSEWNPQLVREIKGRFRLRNILMVIGISILSQVILFFSTFDKFPGINKIKLSSPYCPSQNQGFQAYEKQYWQIQDKLVNITDATKRSVLEQQLKTLEKLKNSDCPHNLIDFNHWFTDYWTNIFIWISVLAVFSLIVLGTYMLINDLATEERRGTLNFIRLSPQSAQTILIGKLLGVPSLVYLGILLTIPYQLWAGISANISPLETLSFYGLTVASCAFFYSLALLVGLTTSSWLHGLQSWVGSSFILMFIWIANNKVITHDGWDWLNLFSPTCLLRYLINRTGESYLNYPFSHANIQQLEWFGLGIGENGVSLWGLALLNYAVLTYWIWQALKRNYNHPNLPALSKKQSYLLTISFTLLALGFTSADFESVYNDSSSIFIANIFLILGLIFALSPQRQTLQDWVRYRRERKQYWWINLGNDLVWGDKSPAIVAILINLLIASTIWIVTISLIVKPSEKNQMLLAVGLHLSFMLLCASIGQLMLMMKTPKRTLWAAGIVSALLVIPPFIIVLLFSSHGGSDAAYVWSALSFISVSSATTSSILMSLMGQGLIIILCNVQLTRLLKKAGESELKALATGIKAP
- a CDS encoding ABC transporter ATP-binding protein, whose product is MTKDLAIQTRGLTKRFERHFAVNDLDLQIAMGEVYGLIGPNGAGKTTLLRMLATVEEPTMGEIYINGEALSRDHTNPKIKQRLGYLPDDFPLYDDLSVWDYLDYFARLYYLREPRRTQRLYEVLEIVQLTHKRNSLISTLSRGMKQRLSLGRTIIHEPLLLFLDEPVSGLDPIARMQFREIIKALHEAGMTIVISSHVLSDLEDFCTCIGIMELGYLVESASIEELYKRLSIPYIFISTLGKLDTLIVELKNHPAVQSWEILPGNLQVKIHFSGTEKDAAILLRSLIKAQIPLSEFHRVQENLESIFLKLGHKQAS
- a CDS encoding DUF1269 domain-containing protein — its product is MATLTVWKFHTAEGAETALAKLVQLQKQYLVEIQDAAVVTWPTGRKKPKTIQAFDLVGAGMLGGAFWGMLFGLIFFMPVIGVAIGTLVGALSGQFSDYGINDDFIKSVREQVTEGTSALFLLTGKVTIDKVEDAFKDMDKGELIQSNLSSEQEEKLREHFGE
- a CDS encoding NAD(P)H-quinone oxidoreductase subunit 4, with translation MMADQFPWLTTIVLLPLVASLLIPVLPDQNGKQLRWYALGVGIADLLLMCYVFWKYYDASSANFQLVEKFAWAPQLGLNWAVSVDGLSLPLVLLAGLVTTLSIFAAWQVDQKPRLFYFLMLVLYSAQIGVFVAQDLLLLFIVWELELIPVYLLVSIWGGPKRRYAATKFLLYTAAASLFILVAALAMAFYGGGPLTFDMVELGLKDYPLTLELLMYAGLLIAFGLKLAVFPLHTWLPDAHGEASAPVSMILAGVLLKMGGYGLIRVNMEMLPDAHIYFAPILAILGVVNIVYGGLNSFGQSNMKRRLAYSSVSHMGFVLLGIASFTDIGVSGALLQMISHGLISAVLFFLAGVTYDRTHTLALDEMGYIGKAMPKVFALFTAGAMASLALPGMSGFASEVLVFIGITTSDIYSSTFRVVIVTLAGVGLILTPIYLLSMLRQLFYATGEAPVCMLNNTSLQNPGEQEAFCFGTSCVLPTEATFSDAKPREILIAASFLVLIVGIGLYPKLVTKVYDVKTVALNNQVRDSYIQVAKANPDLYAKGFLAPRIAKPEVASVSGMFK